In Puntigrus tetrazona isolate hp1 chromosome 7, ASM1883169v1, whole genome shotgun sequence, the following are encoded in one genomic region:
- the scamp2l gene encoding secretory carrier membrane protein 2, like, which translates to MSGFDNNPFAEPVDVNPFQDPSVTRVTNTSADGIGEYNPFTAGALDGRTIPISTASQPAVLQTTVEPSPQTSVAAGQADLLRQQAELEKKAAELERKEQELRDRDTALGKENNWPPLPKFFPIKPCFYQDFNEEIPVEYQRVCKMMYYLWIYHSVTLFLNLLACLVYFTVSTQNGVDFGLSILWFILFTPVSFLCWYRPVYKAFKSDSSFSFFFFFFIFSFQVIVYIIQSVGIPSWGNSGWITAISVLKINIAVSVFMMVVAGFFTVNAVLSVILLKMVHSMYRHTGASFQKAQEEFSQGVVTNRTFQSAAATAASSAVQGAFQ; encoded by the exons ATGTCTGGATTCGATAACAACCCCTTTGCCGAGCCAGTTGATGTCAATCCTTTTCAG GACCCATCAGTTACACGGGTGACCAACACTTCAGCTGATGGCATAGGAGAGTATAACCCATTTACAGCCGGTGCTCTG GATGGGCGCACCATTCCCATCTCAACTGCCTCTCAACCAGCGGTCCTGCAGACAACAGTGGAGCCCAGTCCACAG ACCAGTGTGGCTGCAGGGCAGGCTGACCTCCTCCGTCAGCAAGCGGAGCTGGAGAAGAAGGCTGCTGAGCTGGAGCGCAAAGAGCAGGAGCTTCGGGATCGAGACACAGCGTTAG gaaaagaaaacaactggcCACCTTTGCCCAAGTTTTTCCCCATAAAACCTTGCTTCTATCAGGATTTTAATGAAGAAATTCCTGTGGAATATCAGAGGGTTTGCAAGATGATGTACTACCTCTGGATAT atCACAGTGTGACGCTGTTTCTGAACCTGCTGGCCTGCCTGGTGTATTTTACCGTCTCTACACAGAATGGAGTGGACTTCGGACTCTCAATCCTCTGGTTTATTTTGTTCACTCCTGTCTCTTTCCTCTGCTGGTACCGACCTGTATACAAAGCCTTTAA ATCTGATAGCTCCttcagtttcttcttcttcttcttcattttctCATTCCAAGTAATAGTGTACATCATTCAGAGTGTGGGGATCCCCAGCTGGGGAAACAG cGGCTGGATCACGGCCATCTCGGTGCTCAAGATTAACATAGCCGTGTCAGTCTTCATGATGGTGGTGGCTGGATTCTTCACCGTCAATGCTGTTCTGTCAGTTATCTTACTGAAAATG GTTCACTCCATGTACAGACACACAGGCGCGAGCTTCCAGAAGGCGCAGGAAGAGTTTTCTCAGGGGGTCGTCACTAACCGAACCTTCCAGTCCGCCGCCGCCACAGCAGCGTCTTCAGCTGTGCAGGGAGCCTTTCAGTAA